The following coding sequences lie in one Chanos chanos chromosome 4, fChaCha1.1, whole genome shotgun sequence genomic window:
- the slf2 gene encoding SMC5-SMC6 complex localization factor protein 2, producing MMSSLKQHITSLVQDFIPLGPSRRHSTDAKSSSTSVLGSPPQGTPLRPGHTPRPMNPFTKRTLPLQRPEKDHIVRPSGLFPSGSNTGSGLNKDGVVKHSVLQKKTQLNNNLIPSSADAQQCAAPFPTCKRERKFSADQEREFSLALSRKLNENLKVGRGLTQSGSVGPPGSSSVPSFSRSKAETQTPSDPRRSSFSQAVTTQRNEQSSTENSPVLSPQQKSTPPPPCTLTHLNTSQATPRPLFKQSLSEGREVKRRDTLIQPCNAVNPGDRLSVQSASCERKTVSFSPVCEGNDAKRTVAAVDSSDSISVLDADSLPLLSTMPKEKLNSDRRSAFSTSHSTSGFSDCHKLDSPPLSPHSPAPSGLSDVGPSRAEASDCQHNSTAGQSLSRGQKREDKSVPVWSDPLDMELDLGVHVDDCALSSSSSSSEEDQLLSLKEIMERSARPPATPEKGVISEPSTPRNTPMAESKQNRDQSYRNTLDQMLLEKEENQRSKEREMQLLQSCKDDLLRLSEEEEEEDGDNRQEDISEEQKEFLQKYSVISSAIRDVHPGEEVFTLSKFGRLFSHRSLELRKCSAGPRNRAQSTLLQCSTEQALLLIRAGILKRAYGSAPCPPSVARWLFQMMSVHPNPGISSLLLQSLKFLALSAAQSIVENRSDRFQVWVPSVRDVSLVFLNMGASFISLFPLDSLQPSFTEGDLLEGLEILSDDVYNEVQHITFPESNFENVIKYLAICAALCPHMYSDEDLLLLMSMVCRVSLETRLQMLPSADVCCLLQHLINNISHWPEQLARICQIVSELTDDHHNLRRLVQLLPHSSRGKQLRRHLSLTVISKLLNQSYTPTSTEFQLSDLHRYLPLMRPSFLLKNLQSAQGNSQHNDQQAYYLCYSLLALVNEASNFEFLPANQKNELKLLSAELEKHIKCDIRESEKQLYRSKVKDFVARIYTRWQVLLQRSRPLQGKLYDYWQPLPEDAVSSSHEKPSREEEEEMEQEEDEDDEDFHSEPSEEEMEEEEEVH from the exons ATGATGAGTAGCCTCAAACAACACATCACCTCATTAG TTCAGGACTTTATTCCACTGGGGCCTTCAAGGCGTCATAGCACTGATGCCAAGAGCTCTTCCACCTCTGTGCTTGGCAGTCCCCCTCAGGGAACTCCCCTTAGGCCTGGGCACACCCCGAGGCCGATGAATCCGTTTACCAAACGGACACTGCCACTTCAGAGACCTGAAAAAGACCACATTGTCAGGCCCAGTGGGCTGTTTCCCTCAGGTTCCAACACAGGCTCAGGGTTGAATAAGGATGGTGTGGTCAAACACAGCGtgctacagaaaaaaactcaACTGAACAACAACTTGATCCCCTCCTCTGCCGACGCCCAACAGTGTGCTGCTCCTTTTCCGAcctgtaagagagaaagaaagtttagcgctgaccaagagagagaattttcccTCGCCTTGAGCAGAAAACTCAATGAGAATTTGAAG GTTGGAAGGGGTTTGACCCAGTCAGGGAGTGTTGGACCTCCTGGGAGCAGTTCAGTACCATCATTCTCCCGGTCAAAAGCTGAGACCCAAACGCCTTCTGATCCCAGGAGAAGTTCCTTTAGCCAAGCTGTGACCACACAGAGGAATGAGCAGAGCTCTACAGAGAACAGCCCTGTACTCTCACCCCAG CAGAAAAGTACACCGCCACCTCCATGCACCCTGACACACCTCAACACCAGTCAAG CTACTCCAAGGCCACTCTTTAAGCAGTCTCTTTCAGAGGGTAGAGAGGTCAAAAGGCGTGACACCCTGATCCAGCCATGCAATGCTGTCAACCCAGGAGACCGGCTAAGTGTTCAGTCCGCGTCCTGCGAGAGGAAAACCGTGTccttctctcctgtgtgtgagggaaatgaCGCTAAACGCACAGTCGCTGCTGTGGACAGCTCTGACAGCATTTCTGTGTTAGACGCTGACTCTTTGCCTTTACTGTCAACCATGCCAAAAGAGAAACTAAACTCTGACCGAAGATCTGCCTTCTCCACCTCACACTCAACCTCAGGTTTCAGTGACTGTCACAAGCTTGActcaccccccctctcccctcactcCCCTGCTCCATCAGGGCTGAGTGATGTGGGCCCCAGCAGAGCTGAGGCTTCAGACTGTCAACACAACTCCACTGCTGGGCAGTCTCTCTCTAGggggcagaagagagaggataagAGTGTACCAGTGTGGAGTGATCCTTTGGACATGGAACTGGATCTGGGAGTGCATGTAGATGACTGTGCCCTcagtagtagcagcagtagcagtgaaGAGGACCAGCTCCTCTCCTTAAAGGAGATCATGGAACGAAGCGCTCGCCCACCAGCCACCCCAGAGAAAGGAGTTATCTCTGAGCCCAGCACTCCGCGAAATACCCCAATG gcTGAGTCTAAACAGAACAGAGATCAGAGTTATAGAAACACTCTGGACCAGATGCTGctggagaaagaagaaaatcaaaG GTCGAAGGAAAGGGAGATGCAGCTGCTCCAGTCCTGTAAGGACGACCTGCTGAGACTCagcgaggaggaagaggaagaagatggcgacaacagacaggaagacatttcagaagagcagaa GGAGTTTCTGCAAAAATACTCTGTCATCTCAAGTGCCATCCGTGATGTTCACCCAGGAGAGGAAGTCTTCACACTGTCCAAATTTGGTCGACTCTTTAGCCACCGCAGCTTGGAACTCAGGAAGTGTTCTGCTGGCCCTCGCAACCGAGCCCAGTCAACCTTACTGCA GTGCAGCACTGAGCAGGCGTTATTGCTGATCAGGGCGGGCATTCTGAAGAGAGCGTATGGCTCTGCCCCTTGTCCGCCCAGTGTTGCCCGCTGGCTCTTCCAG atgaTGTCAGTGCATCCAAACCCAGgcatttcctctctcctcctccagtctTTGAAGTTTCTGGCCCTCAGCGCTGCTCAGAGCATAG tGGAGAACAGGAGTGACAGGTTCCAGGTTTGGGTGCCCAGTGTGCGAGATGTGTCTCTGGTCTTTCTTAACATGGGTGCATCTTTCATCAGCCTGTTTCCACTGGACTCCCTCCAGCCCAGCTTTACTGAGGGAGACCTGCT AGAGGGCCTGGAGATTCTGTCTGACGATGTTTACAATGAAGTTCAACACATCACTTTTCCTGAGAGCAATTTTGAGAACGTCATCAAG TACCTGGCGATTTGTGCTGCACTGTGTCCTCACATGTACTCTGATGAGGATCTACTCTTGCTGATGTCTATGGTGTGTAGAGTCAGTCTGGAGACTCGTCTGCAAATGCTGCCCTCCGCTGACGTCTGTTGTTTACTGCAACACCTTATCAACAACATCTCCCATTGGCCAGAACAG ttggcTCGTATTTGCCAGATTGTGAGTGAACTGACAGATGATCATCATAACCTCAGACGTCTGGTTCAGCTGCTTCCACACAGCTCCCGGGGAAA GCAACTCAGGAGGCATTTGAGTTTGACCGTCATTTCCAAACTGTTAAATCAGTCGTACACACCCACCAGCACAGAGTTCCAG CTGTCTGATCTACACCGTTACCTCCCCCTTATGAGACCCTCGTTTCTTCTGAAGAACCTGCAGTCTGCTCAGGGCAATTCACAGCACAACGAccaacag GCGTACTATCTCTGCTACAGCCTTTTGGCCTTGGTAAATGAGGCCTCCAATTTTGAATTTCTGCCAGCAAATCAGAAA aacGAgttgaagctgctctctgctgagcTGGAAAAGCACATTAAGTGTGacatcagagagagtgagaaacagctTTACAGGAGCAAG GTGAAAGACTTTGTGGCAAGAATTTATACCAGATGGCAAGTGCTGCTCCAGAGATCCCGTCCTCTGCAG GGAAAGCTGTATGATTACTGGCAGCCACTACCTGAGGACGCAGTGAGCAGCAGTCACGAGAAGCCCAGccgagaggaagaggaggagatggagcaggaggaggatgaggatgacGAAGACTTCCACAGTGAGCCCTCggaggaagagatggaagaggaggaggagg